One window from the genome of Pseudomonadota bacterium encodes:
- a CDS encoding cytoplasmic protein, with amino-acid sequence MIDFDGKQPGTGAKKKNNLDAFEEFDASQLYCPKCKQAVSVRKRLLVVLSEGDKYEYLCVFCAETLGTKINRNTKPVTIID; translated from the coding sequence ATGATAGATTTTGATGGAAAACAACCCGGAACGGGGGCAAAGAAAAAAAATAATTTGGATGCGTTTGAAGAATTTGATGCATCGCAATTATATTGTCCGAAATGCAAGCAGGCTGTTTCCGTGCGTAAGCGCCTGCTTGTTGTGCTTTCCGAAGGAGATAAATATGAATATCTGTGTGTGTTTTGTGCAGAGACGCTTGGAACAAAAATAAACAGAAACACTAAACCTGTTACAATAATTGATTAA
- a CDS encoding SurA N-terminal domain-containing protein — translation MLDFMRKNAGSWMIKAILGIIVIVFVFWGVGSFSSKRTNRVAKVNGEVIDIREYQEAYNKLVEQVRAKLGSNFNEDIMKALNIKKRALDNIIFKRLLIQEAKKLKFSVSDSELRQVIVSIRDFQKGGAFNKNVYEKVLSLNHMVPDEFEASVRESIIIERLMSFITGSVKVTENEALKWFNWKGALVNVDYVFFDQDKYKDINPSTEELNNFFDKNKESYKTEKKVKVAYTLFGPDAYFDQVKVGDDEIKEYYESNIEEFMKPKTVDASHILCKVDEGASPEQIELAKQKADKVSKMIEEGQPFPKLAKKYSDCPSKANGGHLGAFEKKAMVEPFASKAFSMKEGEISEPILTRFGWHIIKVEKIIQEKTLSLKEEEHKIRTILINEKAKKLAYDEAEQLCSMAIDIKSLSKASEKLGIKIKTTDFFSKDDASDAKDADKQALVESGVFVMPDKEISDVKEIEDRYCVAQVMETMLPKIPDLDDVKDAVKVDLIKEIKREKAKKDAEDLLAALKKDDDLIKESKKYRLTPSQTGFFGRNGTIGSIGYEPQLSETAFKLSGNKQYTESPVKGNNGFYVIRFKERKYPLEQDFAKEKEKIEKALLEQKKETTFSSWLSEVKSNSEIIIEKEFQE, via the coding sequence ATGCTCGACTTTATGCGGAAAAATGCCGGCTCCTGGATGATAAAAGCCATTTTGGGAATTATTGTTATAGTGTTTGTGTTCTGGGGAGTTGGAAGCTTTAGCTCAAAACGTACAAACAGAGTGGCGAAGGTAAATGGAGAGGTTATTGATATCCGGGAATATCAGGAAGCATATAATAAACTTGTTGAGCAGGTACGGGCTAAATTGGGAAGTAATTTTAATGAAGATATAATGAAGGCCCTTAATATCAAGAAAAGAGCTTTAGACAATATAATTTTTAAAAGACTTCTTATCCAGGAAGCAAAAAAGCTGAAATTCAGTGTTTCGGATAGTGAGCTTAGGCAGGTTATCGTCAGTATTAGAGATTTCCAAAAAGGGGGGGCTTTTAATAAAAATGTATATGAAAAAGTATTAAGCCTCAATCATATGGTTCCCGATGAATTTGAAGCTTCGGTTAGAGAATCTATTATTATAGAAAGATTAATGTCTTTTATAACCGGTAGTGTTAAAGTTACAGAAAATGAAGCTCTAAAGTGGTTTAACTGGAAAGGCGCTTTAGTTAATGTTGATTATGTTTTTTTTGATCAGGATAAATATAAGGATATTAATCCTTCGACAGAAGAGTTAAATAATTTCTTTGATAAAAATAAGGAATCTTATAAAACCGAAAAAAAAGTAAAAGTTGCTTATACTTTGTTTGGCCCTGATGCTTATTTTGACCAGGTAAAAGTTGGAGATGATGAGATAAAAGAGTATTATGAAAGTAATATTGAAGAATTTATGAAACCCAAAACAGTTGATGCAAGCCACATCCTTTGCAAGGTTGATGAGGGAGCAAGCCCGGAGCAGATTGAACTTGCAAAACAAAAAGCAGATAAGGTTTCAAAAATGATAGAGGAAGGGCAACCTTTTCCGAAACTTGCAAAAAAATATTCGGATTGTCCAAGCAAGGCAAACGGAGGCCATCTGGGAGCTTTTGAAAAAAAAGCTATGGTTGAACCTTTTGCCAGCAAGGCTTTTTCTATGAAGGAAGGCGAAATAAGTGAGCCGATCTTAACACGATTCGGATGGCATATCATAAAAGTTGAAAAAATAATTCAAGAAAAAACGCTCTCTCTGAAAGAAGAGGAGCATAAAATCAGAACAATACTGATCAATGAAAAAGCAAAAAAACTTGCTTATGATGAAGCTGAACAATTATGCAGTATGGCAATAGACATAAAAAGTTTATCAAAGGCATCTGAAAAATTAGGTATTAAAATTAAAACAACCGATTTCTTTTCTAAAGATGATGCTTCCGATGCAAAAGATGCCGATAAGCAGGCTTTAGTGGAATCAGGAGTCTTTGTTATGCCGGACAAGGAAATAAGTGATGTTAAAGAAATCGAAGATAGATATTGTGTTGCTCAGGTTATGGAAACAATGCTGCCTAAAATACCTGATCTCGATGATGTAAAAGATGCAGTAAAAGTTGATCTCATAAAAGAGATAAAGAGGGAAAAGGCAAAAAAAGACGCCGAAGATCTGCTTGCTGCTCTTAAAAAGGATGATGATTTAATAAAGGAAAGCAAAAAATACAGACTTACACCTTCTCAAACAGGGTTTTTCGGGCGCAACGGAACCATAGGAAGTATCGGATATGAGCCGCAACTATCAGAGACTGCTTTTAAACTTTCAGGCAACAAACAATATACCGAAAGCCCTGTAAAGGGTAATAACGGCTTTTATGTAATACGTTTTAAAGAAAGAAAGTATCCTTTGGAGCAAGACTTTGCTAAAGAAAAGGAAAAAATTGAAAAAGCTTTGCTTGAGCAGAAAAAAGAGACTACTTTTAGTTCATGGCTTTCCGAGGTTAAAAGTAATAGTGAAATAATAATTGAAAAAGAATTTCAGGAATAA
- a CDS encoding zinc ribbon domain-containing protein — MSTDKEDTYGHLSKKCPECLTYIPLDVVICPACKERVGKVTMTGMAGRPTNWYSYVMLIIAVAAFTLYIWWAFIRD; from the coding sequence ATGAGCACTGACAAAGAAGATACTTATGGGCATCTATCAAAAAAGTGTCCTGAATGCCTGACTTATATCCCACTTGATGTGGTAATATGTCCTGCATGTAAAGAACGGGTTGGGAAAGTTACCATGACCGGAATGGCCGGGAGACCTACTAACTGGTATTCTTATGTGATGCTCATTATTGCAGTTGCCGCCTTCACTTTGTATATCTGGTGGGCTTTTATCAGAGATTAA
- a CDS encoding ATP-dependent helicase, translating to MQQNYCINYKNELNPSQYDAVNHTKGPLLVIAGAGSGKTRTLTYRVARLVEEGTEPDTILLLTFTRRAAQEMLKRATNLLDNRCENVSGGTFHSFANYNLRKYSRYIGFDSGFNILDRDDSETLIGLVRKELLNTSKHSSFPRKQTLANIFGKAVNKVLTIEDIVLNDYIHFTDDTQMITKIYNEYISRKRLHSYLDYDDLLIYFKRLMEENPDLKDKISSSYEHIMVDEYQDTNKIQADIVCLLTGSNKNIMVVGDDSQSIYAFRGANFKNILEFPKLFPGTRVIALEENYRSDQPILDLTNIIIDRASEKYSKNLFTKKKGGAKPLLIRSSTENGQSIYVVEKIKELIKDNVPLDEIAVLFRAGYYSFDLEIELARNGISFKKVGGFKFVESAHIKDILAHMKVIANPKDRVSWQRLLLLIDKIGPKTAKNIFDAIQAENSGHMGLLTAKLQKGVSENFKRLKELFGKIDPDNMSVYEMGKEIAEYYLPVLKQRFDDYPKREKDVEQLILIMERYNSLVEFLTDMALEPPNTAVDNSLSENSTKDNLLVLSTIHSAKGLEWHTVFIIWALDGRFPSMHSINNPEELEEELRLMYVAATRAKKSLYFTYPRRVYDRSSGMVLNRPSRFLDLINSNVLGKYSLNTYDYDF from the coding sequence ATGCAGCAAAACTATTGTATTAATTATAAAAATGAGCTTAATCCTTCACAGTATGATGCGGTAAACCATACAAAAGGACCTCTTCTTGTAATTGCCGGAGCCGGAAGCGGTAAAACCAGAACACTTACATACCGGGTCGCACGTCTAGTTGAAGAAGGAACAGAGCCAGATACTATTTTACTTCTTACTTTTACCCGCAGAGCTGCACAGGAAATGTTGAAAAGAGCAACAAATCTTCTTGATAACCGCTGCGAAAATGTCTCAGGTGGTACTTTCCATTCATTTGCCAATTATAATCTCCGCAAATACTCTCGTTACATAGGATTCGATTCAGGGTTTAATATTTTAGATCGGGATGACTCTGAAACACTTATCGGCCTAGTCAGGAAGGAATTACTGAATACTTCCAAACATTCTTCCTTTCCCAGAAAACAGACCCTTGCAAATATTTTCGGCAAAGCCGTAAACAAGGTTTTGACTATCGAGGATATTGTACTAAATGATTATATCCATTTTACAGATGATACACAGATGATCACAAAGATCTACAACGAATATATCAGTCGAAAACGTCTGCATTCATATCTGGATTATGATGACCTGCTGATATATTTCAAAAGACTTATGGAGGAAAATCCCGATTTGAAAGACAAGATTTCTTCCTCTTATGAACATATAATGGTTGATGAATACCAGGATACAAACAAGATACAGGCAGACATAGTATGCCTTCTTACCGGTAGCAATAAAAACATAATGGTTGTCGGGGATGATTCCCAGAGCATATATGCTTTCAGAGGCGCTAATTTTAAAAACATTTTGGAATTCCCCAAATTATTTCCTGGCACCCGTGTTATTGCTCTTGAAGAAAACTACCGAAGCGATCAACCTATCCTTGATTTAACTAATATCATTATTGACAGAGCATCTGAAAAATATTCCAAAAATCTTTTCACAAAAAAAAAAGGTGGTGCAAAGCCACTTCTTATCAGAAGTTCAACCGAAAACGGCCAGTCAATATATGTTGTTGAAAAGATAAAAGAGCTTATAAAAGACAATGTTCCCTTAGACGAAATCGCCGTTCTTTTCAGAGCCGGTTATTATTCCTTTGATCTTGAAATCGAGCTTGCAAGAAATGGCATCTCATTTAAAAAAGTGGGGGGATTTAAATTTGTTGAATCCGCTCATATAAAAGACATTCTGGCTCACATGAAAGTTATTGCAAACCCTAAAGACAGGGTAAGCTGGCAAAGGCTGCTTCTTCTTATAGATAAAATAGGCCCTAAAACGGCAAAAAACATATTTGATGCAATACAGGCGGAAAATTCAGGGCATATGGGTCTTTTGACTGCCAAGCTACAAAAAGGTGTTTCGGAAAATTTTAAACGTTTAAAAGAACTTTTCGGTAAAATTGATCCGGACAATATGTCTGTTTATGAAATGGGAAAAGAAATAGCCGAATATTACCTGCCTGTTTTAAAACAGCGATTTGATGACTACCCGAAAAGAGAAAAGGACGTTGAACAGCTTATCCTGATAATGGAAAGATATAACAGCCTGGTGGAATTTCTCACGGATATGGCGCTTGAGCCGCCAAACACTGCTGTTGATAATTCCTTGTCCGAAAATTCAACCAAGGATAACCTTCTTGTCCTTTCAACCATTCATTCTGCCAAAGGCCTTGAATGGCACACTGTATTTATAATATGGGCGCTTGACGGAAGGTTTCCTTCGATGCATTCAATCAATAACCCGGAAGAGCTTGAAGAAGAACTGAGGCTCATGTATGTTGCGGCTACCCGTGCGAAAAAAAGTCTTTACTTTACTTATCCCAGAAGAGTTTACGACAGAAGCTCCGGAATGGTTCTTAATCGCCCTTCCCGATTTCTTGATTTAATAAACAGCAATGTTCTTGGCAAATATTCGCTCAATACCTACGATTATGATTTCTAA